Sequence from the Castanea sativa cultivar Marrone di Chiusa Pesio chromosome 12, ASM4071231v1 genome:
TTGAAGTTAGCACTATACAAgttgaaagcaaaaaaaatttactaaatttATTTCTCTGTTGtgaaataaattctaaatttctattttttttcccccaaacgCCTCAATGcccaaaccaaaataaaaaaagaggtaTGAACACTCTTCAATCTTCAAACAAGTAGTGAGAGCAGCAGAGATTCAGAGAAGGTAAGGCCAAAGCCAAGGCAGCCGATTAGATCTCTCAGGCCGTTCAatccttgttttgttttgtgcaCCGTGTGATGGCAGCAGCGAGTAGCGAGCAATTTTCAAACAGAGAAGGCTCAAACAGTAACAACGACCCAACACCAACAGCTAAACAGCAGCGACCCAAACAACAGCGACCTAACACCAACGGCCAATTGTGAAGGAGTTTACTTTACAACTGTTTTTCTGTTAGAATAAAGTCCTAGTCTTTAGggatatttatttgtattttgattgTTCCACGTTTCTGTTACCACTTGGCTTTATTTTCGCTGAGTGGGCTGCTTTTTCGTTTCTATTAAGATCGTGTATTGAATGGATATTTAAGCCAAAGTTATTGTTAATAAAACAGAGTCATTCAATCCAGCTTGTTGTGTTCTTGTTCTTAGTTTTCTTTTAGATCAAAGTTTCTAACATCTAGTATTAGAGCCCCCACTGGGCCTGATAAATCAAAGCAGCAGGCTTTGAAGTTCTTGCAGCAGCACAGAAGATGACTAAGGAAGGGAGCTTCATACAACCAGCCATTCCTTGCTTTGATGGTCACTATGATCATTGGAGCATGCTGATGGAAAATTTTCTACGATTTAAGTAATTTTAGGGGCTAGTGGAGCCTGGTTATATTGAGCCAGCAAGTGAATCGGTGCAGACAGATGCACAACGAAAGAAGAATGATGAGATGAAGCTGAAGGATCTGAAAGTGAAGAACTATCTCTTCCAGGTGATTGATCGAACCGTTCTCGACACCATTTTCAAGAAGGATACTACCAAAGATATATGGGactccatgaaaaaaaaatttgaaggaaatGCAAGGGTCAAGAGGTCTCACCTTCAAGCTCTCCGCAGAGAATTTGAAACTCTTGAGATGAGGTCCAATGAAAAAGTGACAAAGTACTTCTCTAGGGTCATGACAGTGGCCAACAAGATGCAAACTTATGGAGAAGATATGCAGAATGTTAAAGTGGTGGAGAAAATTCTACGCTTTTTAACTGAGAAGTTCAACTTTGTTGTATGTTCTATTGAGGAGTCCAAGGACATTGATGCTTATACTGTTGATGAGTTACAAAGCTCATTAATAGTGCATGAACAGAAGTTTCAGAGACGAAATGGTGAGGAACAGGCTTTGAAAGTAGCACCTGAAGAAAAGTTTCAGAGACGAAATAGTAAGGAGCAGGCTGTGAAAGTGACATCTGAAGGAGGAAGAGGTCGTGGTCGTGGTACCTacagaggaagaggaagaggaagaggtcGAGCAGACTTCAATAAGGCAACTGTGGAGTGTTACTGGTGCCATCAACTTGGACACTTTCGGTATGAATGTCCTTGGAACAAAGAAGCAAATTATGCAGAGcttgatgaggaagaagaaatgCTTTTGATGTCTTATGTGGAGTTGTATAAGGCCAGGAGAGAAGATGCATGGTTCCTTGATTCAGGGTGTTCTAATCACATGAGCGGCGATCGAACTATGTTCAATGAACTCGATGAAAAATTTCAACATTCGGTAAAATTGGGGAAAAACACTAAGATGGATGTGATGGGAAAAGGAAGTGTGAAGCTACTACTGAATGGAGTCAATCATGTTGTTGTTGAGGTATACTATATTCCAGAGTTGAGAAATAATCTCTTGAGCATAGGAAAGTTGCAAGAAAGAGGCTTGGCTATTTTGATCAAGGAAGGGATGTGCAAGATATTTCATCCAGAGAAAGGTTTGATAATTCAAACCAACATGAGTGCCAATCGGATGTTTATCTTGCTGCCTCAGTCTCAAGCACCCTCTCAAATACAATCTGATCAGTGCCTTCACACAAGAACTCAAAACTTGTTTCATCTTTGGCAT
This genomic interval carries:
- the LOC142620337 gene encoding uncharacterized protein LOC142620337; amino-acid sequence: MNIIEGVAHALSYMHHDCSPPIVHRDISSKNILLDSQYDAHVLDFDIAKLFNQHSSNWTSLTGTYGYVAPELAYTMKITETCDIYSFGVLVIVVIKRRHPSEMIPILSAIIVGENLFLKDLLDMHLPLGPPPTLQVQSQLIVIIKLGLVEPGYIEPASESVQTDAQRKKNDEMKLKDLKVKNYLFQVIDRTVLDTIFKKDTTKDIWDSMKKKFEGNARVKRSHLQALRREFETLEMRSNEKVTKYFSRVMTVANKMQTYGEDMQNVKVVEKILRFLTEKFNFVVCSIEESKDIDAYTVDELQSSLIVHEQKFQRRNGEEQALKVAPEEKFQRRNSKEQAVKVTSEGGRGRGRGTYRGRGRGRGRADFNKATVECYWCHQLGHFRYECPWNKEANYAELDEEEEMLLMSYVELYKARREDAWFLDSGCSNHMSGDRTMFNELDEKFQHSVKLGKNTKMDVMGKGSVKLLLNGVNHVVVEVYYIPELRNNLLSIGKLQERGLAILIKEGMCKIFHPEKGLIIQTNMSANRMFILLPQSQAPSQIQSDQCLHTRTQNLFHLWHRRYGHLRYKGLRTLLYKHMVRGLPQLSASSETCTHCINGKQHRDPIPKKSTWRATQKLELIHADICGPITPTSNSNKRYILIFIDDYSRKARVYFLVEKSEALNFFKCFKTMVEKETGLFVKCFRTNKGGEFNSNEFNDFCKQSRIKRCPTLEVKDVTLEEAWSGVKPSNEEGVSENGNGENTDGEVGGTRDKGVREEEDGSSEGEERVRELRPSRKRQPPT